The following coding sequences are from one Eucalyptus grandis isolate ANBG69807.140 chromosome 11, ASM1654582v1, whole genome shotgun sequence window:
- the LOC104427057 gene encoding uncharacterized protein LOC104427057 isoform X4 yields the protein MHKDQQLLLLLFLLFLLLPQSFSIPIENNRCTTSCGEIANISYPFRLKGDEEVCGDPNYELACVNNRTVLDLYLSQYHVSFIDYTNYTIRVVDVELQKGNCSSLPLHSLSCSSFLNDKSNLYKCGGYRYNDRELSKTVSIVNCTKAVASQLYIDASSCLDGVEFSKFSGTRRQLYAMVDANVSNMESACTIEHMAMIPGWADGDNLRSYAQIHDLMVYGFELSWLPIACKKYCRHYFVCDINDKHQIQCSAKNDIAFYLTLIAEVIEVISLFSIGKHQYNLHCEIKNHLLQTQSLLRNTVR from the exons ATGCACAAAGATCAacaactcctcctcctcctcttcctcctcttcctcctcctaccTCAGTCTTTTAGTATCCCTATTGAAAATAATCGATGCACCACCTCTTGTGGCGAGATCGCCAACATAAGCTACCCATTTCGGTTGAAGGGCGACGAGGAGgtctgtggcgaccctaattaTGAGCTAGCCTGTGTAAATAACCGCACAGTTCTTGATTTGTACTTGAGCCAATACCATGTAAGTTTCATTGACTATACCAACTACACAAttagggttgttgatgttgaGCTGCAAAAGGGCAATTGCTCGTCTCTTCCTCTCCACTCTTTGTCATGCAGCAGCTTCTTGAACGACAAATCAAATCTGTATAAATGCGGGGGATACCGGTACAATGATAGAGAGTTATCCAAGACAGTTTCAATTGTGAATTGCACGAAGGCCGTTGCTTCTCAGCTATACATCGATGCTTCATCATGCCTTGATGGggtcgaattttcaaaattttccggTACAAGAAGGCAATTATATGCCATGGTCGATGCTAATGTCTCAAATATGGAAAGTGCGTGCACTATAGAGCATATGGCAATGATACCAGGGTGGGCTGATGGAGACAATCTTCGTTCCTATGCGCAAATCCATGATCTAATGGTTTATGGGTTTGAGCTTTCATGGCTTCCGATTGCCTGTAAGAAGTATTGCAGACATTATTTCGTGTGCGACATCAATGACAAGCACCAAATTCAGTGTAGTGCCAAGAACG ATATCGCCTTTTACCTCACCTTAATTGCCGAGGTTATTGAAGTGATATCGCTCTTTAGCATCGGTAAACATCAATACAATCTTCATTGTGAAATCAA AAATCACTTGTTACAAACTCAATCTCTATTGCGGAATACGGTTCGTTGA
- the LOC104427057 gene encoding uncharacterized protein LOC104427057 isoform X2, which produces MHKDQQLLLLLFLLFLLLPQSFSIPIENNRCTTSCGEIANISYPFRLKGDEEVCGDPNYELACVNNRTVLDLYLSQYHVSFIDYTNYTIRVVDVELQKGNCSSLPLHSLSCSSFLNDKSNLYKCGGYRYNDRELSKTVSIVNCTKAVASQLYIDASSCLDGVEFSKFSGTRRQLYAMVDANVSNMESACTIEHMAMIPGWADGDNLRSYAQIHDLMVYGFELSWLPIACKKYCRHYFVCDINDKHQIQCSAKNDIAFYLTLIAEVIEVISLFSIGKHQYNLHCEIKLVFLNTNIQHTHELVIHITINTLFIQLLIYLVQILPTNLSGLNRCTHCFIMV; this is translated from the exons ATGCACAAAGATCAacaactcctcctcctcctcttcctcctcttcctcctcctaccTCAGTCTTTTAGTATCCCTATTGAAAATAATCGATGCACCACCTCTTGTGGCGAGATCGCCAACATAAGCTACCCATTTCGGTTGAAGGGCGACGAGGAGgtctgtggcgaccctaattaTGAGCTAGCCTGTGTAAATAACCGCACAGTTCTTGATTTGTACTTGAGCCAATACCATGTAAGTTTCATTGACTATACCAACTACACAAttagggttgttgatgttgaGCTGCAAAAGGGCAATTGCTCGTCTCTTCCTCTCCACTCTTTGTCATGCAGCAGCTTCTTGAACGACAAATCAAATCTGTATAAATGCGGGGGATACCGGTACAATGATAGAGAGTTATCCAAGACAGTTTCAATTGTGAATTGCACGAAGGCCGTTGCTTCTCAGCTATACATCGATGCTTCATCATGCCTTGATGGggtcgaattttcaaaattttccggTACAAGAAGGCAATTATATGCCATGGTCGATGCTAATGTCTCAAATATGGAAAGTGCGTGCACTATAGAGCATATGGCAATGATACCAGGGTGGGCTGATGGAGACAATCTTCGTTCCTATGCGCAAATCCATGATCTAATGGTTTATGGGTTTGAGCTTTCATGGCTTCCGATTGCCTGTAAGAAGTATTGCAGACATTATTTCGTGTGCGACATCAATGACAAGCACCAAATTCAGTGTAGTGCCAAGAACG ATATCGCCTTTTACCTCACCTTAATTGCCGAGGTTATTGAAGTGATATCGCTCTTTAGCATCGGTAAACATCAATACAATCTTCATTGTGAAATCAAGTTAGTGTTCCTAAATACAAACATTCAACACACGCACGAATTGGTTATTCATATAACAATAAATACATTATTTATTCAATTGCTTATCTATTTAGTTCAAATTCTGCCCACAAATCTTAGTGGACTGAACCGATGTACACACTGCTTCATTATGGTCTAA
- the LOC104427057 gene encoding rust resistance kinase Lr10 isoform X1, with the protein MVVKFILGAPCVMILLIRKWRRRHLAMDQNVEEFLQSNNFLPIRYSYSNIKKITSGFKDKLGEGGYGSVFKGRLRSGHEVAVKILKGKTNGQDFISEVATVGKIHHVNVVGLIGYCFEGSKQALVYDFMHNGSLDKHIFSRGQGISLECKEVYEISLGVARGIEYLHRGCDIQILHFDIKPNNILLDRDFTPKVSDFGLARLYPTDYNTVSLTAARGTLGYMAPELVFKNLGGVSYKADVYSFGKLLMEMATKRKNGDVVSEYSSQIYFPLWIYDRLCKELEIPMEVSEDDRKIIKKMIIVALWCIQWNPDDRPSMQKVLKMLEGEVDDLQISPKPLFYATEMSRRDDGTWTDEGNNTISTTSTSAITYEDSGLECTSISITQA; encoded by the coding sequence ATGGTTGTGAAATTCATCTTGGGAGCCCCATGCGTGATGATATTATTAATACGCAAATGGAGGAGAAGACATTTAGCAATGGATCAAAATgttgaagaatttttgcaatCTAATAATTTCTTGCCGATAAGGTATTCTTACTCGAACATCAAGAAAATCACGAGTGGCTTTAAGGATAAATTAGGAGAGGGAGGGTATGGTTCCGTTTTCAAAGGAAGACTCCGGAGTGGCCATGAGGTGGCGGTCAAGATTCTAAAGGGAAAAACGAATGGGCAGGACTTCATTAGTGAAGTGGCTACCGTTGGCAAAATTCATCATGTCAATGTTGTTGGACTCATTGGTTATTGCTTTGAGGGCTCTAAACAAGCTCTTGTCTACGATTTCATGCACAATGGATCTTTGGATAAGCACATTTTCTCACGAGGACAAGGGATTTCCCTTGAATGCAAGGAAGTGTATGAGATTTCTCTTGGAGTTGCTAGAGGGATTGAATATCTTCATCGAGGATGCGACATCCAAATTTTACACTTTGATATTAAGCCTAATAACATTCTTTTGGATAGGGATTTCACCCCAAAAGTTTCTGACTTTGGGCTCGCAAGATTGTATCCCACGGATTACAACACTGTGTCTCTCACTGCCGCAAGAGGAACCTTAGGGTACATGGCTCCGGAGCTCGTCTTCAAGAACCTTGGAGGCGTATCTTACAAAGCCGATGTCTATAGTTTCGGAAAATTGTTAATGGAAATGGCTACTAAGAGGAAAAATGGGGATGTGGTTTCAGAGTATTCCagtcaaatttactttcctttgtgGATTTATGATCGACTCTGTAAAGAATTGGAAATTCCGATGGAAGTCAGTGAGGATGacaggaaaataataaaaaagatgataatagtTGCTCTTTGGTGCATACAATGGAATCCTGACGATCGCCCTTCGATGCAGAAAGTCTTGAAAATGCTCGAAGGAGAAGTAGATGATCTACAAATATCTCCCAAGCCACTCTTTTATGCAACAGAAATGTCAAGAAGGGATGATGGAACTTGGACCGATGAAGGCAATAATACCATATCCACTACATCAACTAGTGCAATAACTTACGAAGATTCTGGTCTTGAGTGTACTAGTATTAGCATTACGCAAGCATAG
- the LOC104427057 gene encoding uncharacterized protein LOC104427057 isoform X3, whose protein sequence is MHKDQQLLLLLFLLFLLLPQSFSIPIENNRCTTSCGEIANISYPFRLKGDEEVCGDPNYELACVNNRTVLDLYLSQYHVSFIDYTNYTIRVVDVELQKGNCSSLPLHSLSCSSFLNDKSNLYKCGGYRYNDRELSKTVSIVNCTKAVASQLYIDASSCLDGVEFSKFSGTRRQLYAMVDANVSNMESACTIEHMAMIPGWADGDNLRSYAQIHDLMVYGFELSWLPIACKKYCRHYFVCDINDKHQIQCSAKNDIAFYLTLIAEVIEVISLFSIEITCYKLNLYCGIRFVDGISPLWLLLSLFSIGNITIVFSL, encoded by the exons ATGCACAAAGATCAacaactcctcctcctcctcttcctcctcttcctcctcctaccTCAGTCTTTTAGTATCCCTATTGAAAATAATCGATGCACCACCTCTTGTGGCGAGATCGCCAACATAAGCTACCCATTTCGGTTGAAGGGCGACGAGGAGgtctgtggcgaccctaattaTGAGCTAGCCTGTGTAAATAACCGCACAGTTCTTGATTTGTACTTGAGCCAATACCATGTAAGTTTCATTGACTATACCAACTACACAAttagggttgttgatgttgaGCTGCAAAAGGGCAATTGCTCGTCTCTTCCTCTCCACTCTTTGTCATGCAGCAGCTTCTTGAACGACAAATCAAATCTGTATAAATGCGGGGGATACCGGTACAATGATAGAGAGTTATCCAAGACAGTTTCAATTGTGAATTGCACGAAGGCCGTTGCTTCTCAGCTATACATCGATGCTTCATCATGCCTTGATGGggtcgaattttcaaaattttccggTACAAGAAGGCAATTATATGCCATGGTCGATGCTAATGTCTCAAATATGGAAAGTGCGTGCACTATAGAGCATATGGCAATGATACCAGGGTGGGCTGATGGAGACAATCTTCGTTCCTATGCGCAAATCCATGATCTAATGGTTTATGGGTTTGAGCTTTCATGGCTTCCGATTGCCTGTAAGAAGTATTGCAGACATTATTTCGTGTGCGACATCAATGACAAGCACCAAATTCAGTGTAGTGCCAAGAACG ATATCGCCTTTTACCTCACCTTAATTGCCGAGGTTATTGAAGTGATATCGCTCTTTAGCATCG AAATCACTTGTTACAAACTCAATCTCTATTGCGGAATACGGTTCGTTGATGGGATAAGCCCGCTCTGGCTCTTGCTCTCGCTCTTTAGCATCGGTAACATTACTATAGTCTTCTCATTGTGA